In Bordetella holmesii ATCC 51541, the following proteins share a genomic window:
- the raiA gene encoding ribosomal subunit interface protein, protein MNLSISGRRLDVTPAVREYVMNKLARVLRHFDHVIDTQVMLSVEPLRHKAEITMHLSGKDIHCEAVDENLYAAIDMLVDKLDRQVIKHKDKVQSHANESVKRQSAAINASQP, encoded by the coding sequence ATGAACCTGAGCATTAGCGGTCGTCGCCTCGATGTCACCCCGGCCGTCCGGGAATACGTCATGAACAAACTGGCGCGAGTGTTGCGGCATTTCGATCATGTGATCGACACCCAGGTCATGCTCTCAGTGGAGCCCCTGCGGCATAAAGCCGAAATCACGATGCATCTGAGCGGCAAGGATATTCATTGCGAAGCCGTCGATGAAAACCTGTATGCGGCCATCGACATGCTTGTCGACAAGCTGGATCGTCAGGTCATCAAGCACAAGGATAAGGTCCAGAGCCACGCCAACGAGTCCGTGAAGCGACAAAGCGCCGCAATAAATGCGTCGCAACCCTAG
- a CDS encoding bacterial regulatory helix-turn-helix, lysR family protein, translating to MPTPARPPDDELLEPAAQAQGTVLFARLLKHMRLRQLQLLVALQQSGSVVKAAALLHMSQSAATQSLAEMERILGISLFDRHARGLRPTLAGHTLVDTARGILAALEESAESLAAIRRGARAALRLGTTPAASLSVLSPLLSEFYEKHADLHIDVHEDTGERLLPQLFKGGVDAVFCRKPALLPASFVFKALQEDRPVVIASIHHTLAGRPDLSLQALKDSRWVFPTAHLAVRDIFEREVLTALPDALRVPISTVSLAIFSRFLNKPDAVALMPQSVTPGMPLGSSLSQLSVQLKSPLAPLGVVFHKDQAPALLGQMLRRWRR from the coding sequence ATGCCGACCCCTGCCCGCCCACCCGACGACGAACTGCTCGAACCTGCCGCTCAAGCGCAAGGCACCGTGCTGTTTGCCCGGCTGCTGAAACACATGCGCCTGCGGCAATTGCAACTTTTAGTGGCGCTGCAGCAAAGCGGCTCGGTGGTCAAGGCCGCAGCGCTGCTGCATATGAGTCAATCGGCCGCCACCCAATCGCTGGCGGAAATGGAGCGCATCCTCGGCATCAGCCTCTTTGACCGCCACGCTCGGGGACTGCGGCCGACACTGGCCGGTCACACATTGGTCGATACGGCCCGCGGCATCCTCGCGGCGCTGGAGGAATCGGCGGAGTCGCTGGCCGCGATCCGCCGCGGGGCCAGGGCCGCGCTGCGCCTCGGCACGACGCCAGCGGCTTCGCTGTCGGTGCTGTCACCGCTGCTGTCCGAGTTCTACGAAAAGCATGCCGATTTGCACATCGACGTGCATGAAGACACTGGCGAGCGGCTGCTGCCTCAGTTGTTCAAAGGCGGGGTGGATGCGGTGTTTTGCCGCAAACCCGCTTTGCTGCCGGCGTCGTTCGTATTCAAGGCCCTGCAAGAGGACCGGCCCGTTGTCATCGCCAGCATCCATCATACACTGGCCGGACGGCCAGATCTTTCGCTGCAAGCGCTCAAAGACTCGCGCTGGGTGTTTCCCACGGCGCACCTTGCCGTGCGTGACATCTTCGAGCGCGAAGTGCTGACCGCCTTGCCCGATGCTCTGCGAGTGCCGATTTCAACGGTTTCACTGGCGATTTTCTCGCGGTTTCTGAACAAACCCGATGCAGTTGCTCTGATGCCGCAAAGCGTCACGCCCGGCATGCCTCTGGGCAGCTCGCTATCCCAACTGAGCGTGCAACTGAAAAGCCCTCTGGCGCCGCTTGGCGTGGTCTTTCACAAAGATCAGGCCCCAGCCCTGTTGGGGCAGATGCTGCGTCGCTGGCGCCGGTAA
- a CDS encoding tripartite tricarboxylate transporter receptor family protein, translating into MFVSMSSRVRRRSLSLLACTAAAAIASAGWGKAHAEQAYPVKPIKLVVPFAPGGSTDIVVRVVAEGMRGPLGQSVIVENKAGAGSLLGTENIAQAAPDGYTIGMSTVSTATVNPGLFTRAAKLEGKLQPVAKLVSMPSVYMTNPQMGATDFQTFLGKTKEQPGQYSAAVPGLGSLGHLMMAALNDALKIDLEIVPYRGSGPALNDVLGGTVQVMADQLPSAMPHIKGGKLVPFALAAEERSADLPTVPTFKELGYPELNDLGMSWFGLVVPAGTPQPVVRRLQDAALESVRSPAVQERLKSLGAVAVTMDQAQFPAQIAAELQRNKALLNKLNVKPE; encoded by the coding sequence ATGTTTGTCTCGATGTCTTCGCGTGTCCGTCGCCGTTCGCTCTCCCTTCTGGCCTGCACGGCCGCGGCGGCTATCGCCAGTGCCGGTTGGGGGAAGGCCCACGCCGAACAGGCATATCCTGTCAAACCCATCAAGCTCGTGGTGCCGTTTGCTCCGGGTGGGTCCACCGATATCGTCGTGCGTGTGGTCGCAGAGGGGATGAGAGGGCCGTTGGGACAATCGGTCATCGTGGAGAACAAGGCCGGCGCGGGCAGTCTGTTAGGCACCGAGAACATTGCTCAGGCTGCGCCCGATGGCTACACCATCGGGATGTCGACGGTCAGCACCGCAACGGTCAACCCCGGTCTGTTTACGCGTGCGGCCAAACTCGAAGGGAAACTGCAGCCGGTCGCCAAGCTGGTGAGCATGCCGTCGGTGTATATGACCAACCCCCAAATGGGCGCTACCGACTTCCAGACCTTCCTGGGCAAAACCAAGGAGCAACCTGGCCAGTACAGCGCTGCCGTGCCCGGCCTGGGTTCGTTGGGCCACTTGATGATGGCCGCGCTCAATGACGCGCTGAAGATCGACCTGGAGATCGTGCCCTATCGTGGTTCCGGCCCGGCGCTCAATGACGTGTTGGGAGGCACCGTGCAGGTCATGGCCGATCAACTGCCGTCTGCCATGCCGCACATCAAGGGTGGCAAGCTGGTGCCGTTCGCACTGGCTGCCGAAGAGCGCTCGGCGGATTTGCCGACGGTGCCCACGTTCAAAGAGTTGGGCTACCCCGAACTCAATGACCTTGGCATGAGCTGGTTTGGGCTGGTGGTGCCAGCCGGTACGCCGCAGCCCGTGGTCCGGCGACTGCAGGATGCGGCGCTGGAGTCTGTCCGCTCACCGGCGGTGCAGGAACGCCTGAAGTCGCTCGGCGCGGTGGCCGTCACCATGGATCAGGCGCAGTTTCCTGCGCAGATTGCCGCCGAACTGCAGCGCAACAAGGCGCTGCTGAACAAACTGAACGTCAAACCGGAGTGA
- a CDS encoding putative amidohydrolase: MTKAIQSLALLDDFFARETPRMTGLADKIWSLAELRYAETASADLHRQALQAAGFRITSEVAGIATAFMAEWGDEGPVLAFLGEYDALSGLNQQSGALVCTPSVDSPGMAGHGCGHHLLGTSAHFAALAVQEHLRRSGAKARIRYYGCPAEEGGRARPSWRAPGCSMMWTRR; encoded by the coding sequence ATGACCAAGGCAATTCAATCCCTGGCCCTGCTCGATGACTTTTTCGCGCGCGAGACGCCGCGCATGACCGGGCTGGCCGACAAGATCTGGTCGCTGGCGGAGTTGCGCTATGCAGAAACGGCATCGGCAGACCTGCACCGGCAGGCGCTGCAGGCTGCCGGTTTTCGCATCACATCCGAGGTGGCTGGCATCGCCACCGCCTTCATGGCCGAATGGGGCGACGAAGGGCCCGTGTTGGCCTTTCTGGGCGAGTATGACGCGCTGTCGGGCCTGAATCAGCAAAGCGGCGCTCTGGTCTGCACGCCCTCGGTGGACAGCCCGGGGATGGCCGGCCACGGTTGCGGCCATCATTTGCTGGGTACGTCGGCACACTTTGCCGCGCTGGCCGTGCAGGAGCATTTGCGCCGATCCGGCGCAAAAGCGCGCATCCGTTATTACGGGTGCCCCGCCGAAGAGGGGGGGCGGGCAAGACCTTCATGGCGCGCGCCGGGGTGTTCGATGATGTGGACACGGCGCTGA
- a CDS encoding peptidase dimerization domain protein — protein sequence MFDDVDTALTWHPGSFTGLFSQATLANIQVRFIFHGRAAHAGHSPHLGRSALDAVELMNVGVNYLREHMPTDARVHYAITDAGGLSPNVVQARAEVVYLIRARNNNEAADLYRRVRNIARGAELMTECRLEVVFEKACSNLMQNRTLNQVMYAQMQALGQLSVDAEQRRLAGEFQATLDASDVEQVSRPLASVLRGKVPSIFDGLVPYDPLADETLFGSTDVADVSWVTPTAQAWVACYAFGTPLHSWQMVSQGQLGLAHAGMVHASRILAATGIALLDEPELMVQAQQELLERRGGQPYVCPIPADVPVPGRRAGVAAV from the coding sequence GTGTTCGATGATGTGGACACGGCGCTGACCTGGCATCCGGGCAGCTTTACGGGCCTGTTCAGTCAGGCCACTCTGGCCAACATACAAGTGCGCTTTATCTTTCACGGGCGTGCCGCTCACGCGGGGCATTCACCGCATCTGGGGCGCAGTGCGCTGGATGCGGTCGAGTTGATGAATGTCGGCGTGAATTATCTGCGTGAGCATATGCCGACCGATGCCAGGGTGCATTACGCCATCACCGACGCTGGAGGCCTGTCACCCAATGTGGTGCAGGCGCGAGCCGAGGTGGTGTACCTGATCCGGGCCCGCAATAACAACGAGGCGGCCGATCTTTATCGCCGGGTCAGGAACATCGCGCGTGGCGCGGAACTGATGACCGAGTGCCGGCTCGAGGTCGTGTTTGAGAAGGCCTGCTCCAACCTGATGCAGAACCGCACGCTGAATCAAGTCATGTATGCGCAGATGCAGGCGCTGGGGCAGTTGAGCGTCGACGCGGAGCAGCGCCGGCTGGCGGGAGAGTTCCAGGCTACCCTCGATGCCTCGGATGTCGAGCAGGTCAGCCGTCCGCTGGCCAGCGTCTTGCGCGGCAAGGTGCCGTCGATCTTCGACGGCCTGGTGCCTTATGACCCGCTGGCCGACGAAACCCTGTTTGGTTCGACCGATGTGGCCGATGTGAGCTGGGTCACGCCCACCGCGCAGGCCTGGGTGGCATGCTATGCATTCGGCACACCGCTGCACTCCTGGCAGATGGTGTCGCAGGGGCAGTTGGGATTGGCGCATGCCGGGATGGTCCATGCGAGCAGGATTCTTGCCGCGACCGGGATCGCGCTGCTCGATGAACCCGAACTGATGGTGCAGGCACAGCAGGAATTGCTGGAGCGCCGTGGCGGCCAGCCATATGTGTGCCCGATTCCGGCTGACGTGCCGGTGCCGGGCCGCCGAGCTGGAGTGGCTGCAGTCTGA
- a CDS encoding ABC transporter family protein translates to MRSTGLRKTYNGRTVVQDVSLSVESGEVVGLLGPNGAGKTTSFYMIVGLVPADAGRIEIDGNEITSMPIHKRARMGLSYLPQDASVFRRLTVEQNIRAVLELQVDAQGKTLTAAKINENLESLLEELQIGHIRSNTAISLSGGERRRVEIARALATNPRFILLDEPFAGVDPIAVIEIQRIVRFLKSRGIGVLITDHNVRETLGICDRAYIISEGKVLTDGHPDEIVGDPAVRRVYLGEHFRM, encoded by the coding sequence TTGCGCTCCACCGGCCTGCGCAAGACCTATAACGGCCGCACTGTCGTCCAGGACGTTTCGCTTTCCGTCGAAAGTGGCGAAGTCGTGGGTTTGCTCGGCCCCAATGGCGCCGGCAAGACCACCAGCTTCTATATGATCGTGGGGCTGGTGCCGGCCGATGCCGGGCGCATCGAAATCGATGGCAACGAGATCACCTCCATGCCGATTCACAAGCGCGCCCGCATGGGGCTGTCCTATCTTCCCCAGGACGCCTCGGTGTTCCGCCGCCTGACGGTCGAGCAGAACATCCGTGCGGTGCTGGAACTCCAGGTCGACGCTCAGGGCAAGACGCTGACGGCGGCCAAGATCAACGAAAATCTCGAATCTCTGCTCGAAGAGCTTCAGATCGGCCATATCCGCAGCAACACGGCCATCTCGCTGTCCGGCGGCGAACGCCGTCGCGTGGAAATCGCCCGCGCCCTGGCTACCAACCCACGTTTCATTCTGCTGGACGAACCCTTTGCCGGCGTGGATCCCATCGCCGTGATCGAAATCCAGCGCATCGTGCGCTTTCTGAAAAGCCGGGGCATCGGCGTGTTGATCACCGACCACAACGTGCGCGAGACGCTGGGGATCTGCGATCGCGCCTACATCATCAGCGAAGGCAAAGTGCTCACGGATGGCCACCCCGACGAGATCGTGGGCGACCCGGCGGTGCGCCGGGTATATCTGGGCGAACATTTCCGCATGTAA
- the lptA gene encoding lipopolysaccharide transport periplasmic protein LptA: MTDTFFAHRLIGSLLLAAGLCAPALAQQAAQPEDPSTLILSDSLHYDDIKRQSVFTGNVALTRGLMTLNSDKLEVHEDAQGNQYGTATANKGKLVRIRQERPENFEVIEGEGLRAEYDGTKSQFDLIGQAVVTRFICGKPFDTIRGDRVRYNEKTGTYQAEGGPNSSAPGGRVRSFSPPRAKADAAIAECRASKKAPAPAKK, from the coding sequence ATGACCGACACCTTCTTCGCGCATCGCCTGATCGGTTCGCTGCTGCTGGCCGCTGGCCTGTGTGCCCCCGCGCTGGCCCAGCAGGCCGCCCAGCCCGAGGATCCCAGCACGCTGATCCTGTCCGACTCGCTGCACTACGACGACATCAAGCGCCAGAGTGTGTTCACCGGCAACGTGGCCCTGACCCGTGGCCTGATGACGCTGAACTCCGACAAACTCGAAGTCCATGAGGACGCGCAAGGCAACCAGTACGGCACCGCCACGGCCAACAAGGGCAAGCTGGTGCGAATTCGCCAGGAGCGTCCGGAGAACTTCGAAGTGATCGAAGGCGAGGGCCTGCGTGCCGAGTACGACGGCACCAAAAGCCAGTTCGACTTGATCGGCCAGGCCGTCGTGACGCGTTTTATCTGTGGCAAACCCTTTGACACCATCCGCGGCGACCGTGTGCGTTACAACGAAAAGACCGGCACCTACCAAGCCGAGGGCGGACCCAACTCGTCGGCGCCCGGCGGGCGCGTGCGCTCCTTCTCGCCCCCGCGCGCCAAGGCCGATGCCGCCATCGCCGAGTGCCGCGCAAGCAAAAAGGCTCCGGCCCCCGCGAAGAAGTAA
- a CDS encoding lipopolysaccharide-assembly, LptC-related family protein, translating into MKDRFPALIALFLLACLVVGTWWAADYAQRAIPIDPPRRITHEKDAWSHHFVMLRTDPEGKPINRMEGVYGEHFPDDDSYHVTSPRAIGQRPGNPITVGTSKTAIMEQGGKRIVMNGDAHVLRNADANNDRLDVRSQQLILLPDDDIVLTDLPAQVIKGNSRMNGTGMRYNNKTRQLEVHSATDVEIAGGAGRKQAPAPANTNQNKP; encoded by the coding sequence ATGAAAGACCGTTTCCCCGCGCTGATCGCTCTCTTTCTGCTGGCCTGCCTGGTGGTGGGCACCTGGTGGGCGGCCGATTATGCGCAGCGGGCCATCCCGATCGATCCGCCGCGCCGCATCACCCACGAAAAAGACGCCTGGTCGCATCATTTCGTCATGCTGCGCACAGACCCCGAAGGCAAGCCCATCAACCGCATGGAAGGCGTCTACGGCGAGCATTTCCCCGATGATGACTCCTACCATGTGACATCGCCTCGCGCCATCGGGCAGCGCCCCGGCAACCCCATTACGGTCGGCACGTCCAAGACGGCCATCATGGAGCAAGGCGGCAAACGCATCGTCATGAATGGCGACGCCCATGTGCTGCGCAATGCCGACGCCAACAACGACAGGCTGGACGTGCGCAGCCAGCAGCTCATCCTGCTGCCCGACGACGATATCGTGCTCACCGACCTGCCCGCCCAGGTCATCAAGGGCAATTCGCGCATGAACGGCACCGGAATGCGTTACAACAACAAGACGCGGCAGTTGGAGGTGCACTCCGCGACTGACGTCGAAATAGCCGGCGGCGCAGGCCGCAAGCAGGCCCCCGCGCCCGCCAACACAAACCAGAACAAACCATGA